Proteins encoded within one genomic window of Pongo abelii isolate AG06213 chromosome 18, NHGRI_mPonAbe1-v2.0_pri, whole genome shotgun sequence:
- the LOC129050703 gene encoding phospholipid-transporting ATPase ABCA3-like yields MTAQEIMIMYARIWGVSEPQIGLYVNKWLNSLELESHADRLINTYSGGNKRRLSTAIALMGRSSVIFLDEPSTGMDPVARRLLWNTVTKTRESGKAIIITSHSMEECDALCTNLAIMVQGKFTCLGSPQHLKNKFGNIYILKVKVKTEDKLQDFKCYVATTFPGSVLKHENQGILNYYIPSKDCRWGKVFGILEQAKEQFDLEDYSVSQITLEQVFLTFANPEKSSSDDENEVP; encoded by the exons ATGACTGCTCAGGAAATAATGATTATGTATGCCAGAATATGGGGAGTCTCTGAGCCCCAGATTGGGCTGTATGTGAACAAATGGTTGAATTCACTGGAACTGGAGTCTCATGCTGACAGGCTTATCAACACCTACAG TGGAGGAAACAAACGTAGGCTGAGTACTGCTATTGCCCTAATGGGAAGGTCTTCAGTCATCTTCCTGGATGAGCCATCAACTGGCATGGACCCAGTAGCCAGACGCCTGCTCTGGAACACGGTGACAAAGACACGTGAAAGTGGAAAAGCCATCATTATAACCTCCCACAG TATGGAGGAATGTGACGCCCTCTGTACCAATCTAGCCATTATGGTGCAAGGGAAGTTCACTTGCTTGGGCAGCCCTCAGCATCTCAAGAACAAGTTTGGCAACATTTACATCCTGAAGGTTAAGGTCAAGACTGAAGATAAATTACAGGATTTCAAATGTTATGTTGCAACAACATTTCCAG GTAGTGTCTTAAAACATGAAAATCAAGGGATCCTTAACTACTACATTCCTAGCAAGGACTGTCGCTGGGGAAAG GTGTTTGGCATTTTGGAGCAAGCTAAAGAGCAATTCGATTTAGAAGACTATTCTGTCAGTCAGATCACACTGGAACAGGTCTTCCTGACCTTTGCTAACCCAGAGAAATCATCCAGTGATGATGAAAATGAGGTGCCATGA